The DNA segment ATGATGAAATCTTGAACACTAGTCTTCAGCTGCAAGCTCTGTGCAATGGAACTTTTGAACAAACCGAGGGAAGAGAGAAGAGCAATGGCAACACCTTGCCACCAAGTCAAGAACACGATTGACTTGAATGTTAGAAACTTGGCAAGGGGCTTTATGTGGGCAAGCTCATCTTTTGTTGCACCATAGAACTGAACCAGACAGTATAGTGCCCATGACTGGCTAAAATTTAGAACAACTGCCAAGTAAGGGTACCTACAAAAATCACAGGCAAAATAGGTAAGATGCCATATCATATATAGTTCATCAAAGATGAAACatgtttcttcattgttataGTACTGTGGTTtggtttgtcaaaaaaaaaaaaagaagaagcctgAGACGTACCCACAATCCCATTTAAACTCTCCTTCACAGTAGACACCGAAGGCTTCAAGAATGAGGGCAGTGAGGGCAGTGAGAGACTTTATAATCATCTGCCAAAGGAGAGGAATAGTCAAAGAAAAGACATGTAGGAGGATGGCGGGAGAGAAAAGATAAGTAGTGGGAAAGTACATACATATTGAACGATACCAAACTTAACAACTTGATAGAACCAGTGACTGAGCCTCCAGGGTTTTAAGAAAAGATTCATAGGGAAAGGATGTTTAATAGTTCCCTTATCGTCATTGTGATCTAGTAAGAGGGGAGTCTTAAAGCTCTTGCGGCCTTGTCGTTGCATAAACTCAATGGTCCTATCTTCCCCACCTGGTAAAAAGACAAGAAGTTTGGAATGAcagaagaaaaggaaaagaaaggagggATAGGGATAGAGATACCTACCTAAGCAGGCAACAAGGTAGCGACCAAAACAGTACATGGCAAAGGATTCATAGCAGTCACGTAGGATGCCACAATCAACGCTGATGGATGGGTTGACAAGTGATGCAAACTGTTGAATCCATAGATAGATTAGATTAGATTAGCTTAgtagaacaaaagaaaattaagaatctaataataataataagacatTCACTCACAGACTCAATTGAATAGCAAGGGACCATGAGGATGACTCCAATCAAAAACATTTGCTCCTGAGAGAGACAGAGAGGGGTGaattaaaacaattgaaaaggTGATataagaagagagaagagaaagtGAAAACCTCAGGGTTCTTGTAAGTAGAAAGGTGATCGAAGACAAGATACAAGGAAAGGGAGAGGGTGAGAATCAAAAAAGCACCGGCCATAAAGCTTGCCCAAGCGGGAGCTGAGTAAGCTAGAAGCGTTGATGATATATCCATCACCAACTATACCATAAGGAGGACTGGAGGAGGGATGGCATGAGCTGAATGAATGTAAAAGAATAAGATTAGCCATTAGAATCGATTTGAATCACAAAAACGATCTCTGAACAAAAGGATTGGAGACAGAGAGACTAGTACCTAATGACGACGAAAGGGAGGAATTGATCAGAGCTCAAAACTAAGACGGGaaaaaggaggaggaggagcagagAGATAcctttttcatcttcttcctccaaaATCCCCGAAATTGACAAAACGGCATGCATTGCTGGCATTTTTTACTAAAACGGCACGAAACAACCTCAGGTTGACACTAGTTGAGACGTCGTCAATCTCTCCTTCAGATTGCTCTTTCCtcccatatatttatatttggacACAAACATGCAGCAGCTGCTTGTCCAGGTAACAACTATTCACTTTCTCTTATGTCCTTGCCTCTTGTGGAAACTTTCCGTTTCTCTTCTCCTTTCCTTGATGACTTGCAAAATGTCCTCATATTTAATCCTCTAGTGCCCTCAAATTTTGATGTATTCAGGTGGTGCAGAGCTCAAAAAATATAGTTAGAATGCCTTACTGCTCAGTTTAGTTGTAACCTCTGCTTTTGTCCCCTAAATTTGTATTTCTTGTACTTTGTCAGTAATGCT comes from the Brassica rapa cultivar Chiifu-401-42 chromosome A01, CAAS_Brap_v3.01, whole genome shotgun sequence genome and includes:
- the LOC103854507 gene encoding protein LAZ1-like isoform X1, producing MDISSTLLAYSAPAWASFMAGAFLILTLSLSLYLVFDHLSTYKNPEEQMFLIGVILMVPCYSIESFASLVNPSISVDCGILRDCYESFAMYCFGRYLVACLGGEDRTIEFMQRQGRKSFKTPLLLDHNDDKGTIKHPFPMNLFLKPWRLSHWFYQVVKFGIVQYMIIKSLTALTALILEAFGVYCEGEFKWDCGYPYLAVVLNFSQSWALYCLVQFYGATKDELAHIKPLAKFLTFKSIVFLTWWQGVAIALLSSLGLFKSSIAQSLQLKTSVQDFIICIEMGIASVVHLYVFPAKPYGLLGDRFTGSVSVLGDYASVDCPIDPDEIRDSERRTKVRLPHPDVDIRSCMTIKESMRDVFVGGGEYIVKDVRFTVTQAVEPMEKSITKFNEKLHKISQNIKKHDKDKRRVKDDSCMSSSSSSRRVIPGIDDPLLNGSFSDSGVTRTKKNRRKSGYTSGESGGESSSDQAYSGFEVRGRRWITKD
- the LOC103854507 gene encoding protein LAZ1-like isoform X2, which translates into the protein MDISSTLLAYSAPAWASFMAGAFLILTLSLSLYLVFDHLSTYKNPEEQMFLIGVILMVPCYSIESFASLVNPSISVDCGILRDCYESFAMYCFGRYLVACLGGEDRTIEFMQRQGRKSFKTPLLLDHNDDKGTIKHPFPMNLFLKPWRLSHWFYQVVKFGIVQYMIIKSLTALTALILEAFGVYCEGEFKWDCGYPYLAVVLNFSQSWALYCLVQFYGATKDELAHIKPLAKFLTFKSIVFLTWWQGVAIALLSSLGLFKSSIAQSLQLKTSVQDFIICIEQNPTVYWEIALLDRYQFWGIMHRSTVLLIQMRLETVRDEQRSACHILTLISEVV